The following proteins come from a genomic window of Gehongia tenuis:
- a CDS encoding radical SAM protein, whose amino-acid sequence MKMKESAEKLMLDKAVDYVVKDPRARLPKLLNKVEMLDRKHLYQRTYDNLHRSFADPEDNWNRFLCDLASQSDPGILKKLLFNIVINSGMAGYPIQIAAKEKHRCNIPWAILMDPTSACNLRCTGCWAAEYGQQNNLSYEVMDRVIREGKELGVYIYIFSGGEPLVKKDLVLQLCENHPDCIFLAFTNGTLVDEKFADDLLRVGNFMLAFSIEGFEAETDMRRGKGTYQKVVAAMSLLKEKRIPFGFSTCYHAQNTQVVGSDEYIDLMVELGCRFGWYFTYMPVGSDAVPELMVSPEQRAYMYDRMQYFRKNKPIFALDFWNDGSYVGGCIAGGRSYLHINAAGDVEPCAFIHYSNVNINDCSLLDALKSPLFMAYREHQPFNDNHLRPCPLLDNPDMLVEMVRRSGAKSTDMVSPEDVEDLANKCRNAAKCWGTTADILWEDYLLQQEKRYSERFRTVIK is encoded by the coding sequence ATGAAGATGAAGGAAAGTGCCGAAAAATTGATGCTGGATAAGGCCGTGGACTACGTGGTGAAGGATCCAAGAGCCCGGCTGCCCAAGCTTCTGAACAAGGTGGAGATGCTGGATCGAAAACATTTGTATCAGCGGACCTACGACAACCTGCACCGCTCCTTCGCCGACCCGGAAGACAACTGGAACCGATTCCTGTGTGATCTGGCCAGCCAGTCCGATCCCGGAATCCTTAAAAAGCTGCTGTTCAACATCGTGATCAACTCCGGCATGGCCGGCTATCCCATTCAGATCGCCGCCAAGGAAAAGCACCGGTGCAACATACCCTGGGCCATCCTCATGGATCCCACCAGCGCCTGCAACCTTCGTTGCACCGGCTGCTGGGCCGCCGAGTACGGCCAGCAGAACAATTTATCCTATGAGGTGATGGATCGGGTCATCCGGGAGGGCAAGGAGCTTGGTGTATACATCTATATCTTCTCCGGCGGCGAGCCGCTGGTAAAAAAGGACCTGGTTCTTCAGCTTTGTGAAAACCATCCCGACTGTATCTTCCTGGCATTCACCAACGGCACCCTGGTGGATGAAAAATTTGCCGATGATCTCCTCCGCGTGGGCAACTTCATGCTGGCCTTCTCCATCGAGGGCTTTGAAGCGGAGACGGATATGCGAAGGGGTAAGGGCACCTACCAAAAGGTGGTGGCCGCCATGAGCCTTCTGAAGGAAAAGCGGATTCCCTTTGGTTTTTCCACCTGCTATCATGCTCAAAACACGCAGGTGGTGGGCTCCGACGAATACATCGACCTCATGGTGGAGCTGGGATGCCGCTTCGGTTGGTATTTCACCTACATGCCCGTGGGCAGCGACGCTGTGCCCGAACTCATGGTATCCCCCGAGCAGCGTGCCTACATGTATGATCGTATGCAATATTTCCGCAAGAACAAACCCATTTTTGCACTGGATTTCTGGAACGACGGGTCCTACGTGGGCGGTTGTATCGCGGGCGGCAGAAGCTACCTGCACATCAACGCCGCAGGCGATGTGGAACCCTGCGCCTTCATCCACTATTCCAATGTAAACATCAATGACTGCAGCCTGCTGGACGCTCTGAAATCGCCCCTCTTCATGGCTTATCGGGAGCACCAGCCCTTTAATGACAATCACCTGCGGCCCTGTCCCCTGCTGGACAATCCCGATATGCTGGTGGAAATGGTCCGCCGCTCCGGTGCCAAATCCACCGACATGGTCAGCCCGGAGGACGTGGAGGATCTGGCAAACAAGTGCCGAAATGCCGCCAAATGCTGGGGCACCACGGCGGATATTCTCTGGGAGGACTACCTTCTGCAGCAGGAAAAACGCTATTCAGAACGTTTCCGCACAGTGATCAAATAA